From one Papio anubis isolate 15944 chromosome 12, Panubis1.0, whole genome shotgun sequence genomic stretch:
- the UNC93B1 gene encoding protein unc-93 homolog B1 yields the protein MEAEPPLYPMAGAAGPQGDEDRLRVPDGPEAPLDELVGAYPNYNEEEEERRYYRRKRLGVLKNVLAASAGGMLTYGVYLGLLQMQLILHYDETYREVKYGNMGLPDIDSKMLMGINVTPIAALLYTPVLIRFFGTKWMMFLAVGIYALFVSTNYWERYYTLVPSAVALGMAIVPLWASMGNYITRMAQKYHEYSHYKEQDGQGLKQRPPRGSHAPYLLVFQAIFYSFFHLSFACAQLPMIYFLNHYLYDLNHTLYNVQSCGTNSHGILSGFNKTVLRTLPRSGNLIVVESVLMAVAFLAMLLVLGLCGAAYRPTEEIDLRSVGWGNIFQLPFKHVRDYRLRHLVPFFIYSGFEVLFACTGIALGYGVCSVGLERLAYLLVAYSLGASAASLLGLLGLWLPRPVPLVAGAGVHLLLTFVLFFWAPVPRVLQHSWILYVAAALWGVGSALNKTGLSTLLGILYEDKERQDFIFTIYHWWQAVAIFTVYLGLSLPMKAKLAVLLVTLVAAAVSYLRMEQKLRRGVAPRQPRIPRPQHKVRGYRYLEEDNSDESDAEGEHGDGAEEEAPPAGPRPGPELAGLGRRPCPYEQAQGGDGPEEQ from the exons ATGGAGGCGGAGCCGCCGCTCTACCCGATGGCGGGGGCCGCGGGACCGCAGGGCGACGAGGATCGGCTCAGGGTCCCGGACGGGCCCGAGGCCCCG CTGGACGAGCTGGTGGGCGCGTACCCCAACTAcaacgaggaggaggaggagcgcCGCTATTACCGCCGCAAGCGCCTGGGCGTGCTCAAGAACGTGCTGGCGGCCAGCGCCGGGGGCATGCTCACCTACGGCGTCTACCTGG GCCTCCTGCAGATGCAGCTGATCCTGCACTACGACGAGACCTACCGCGAGGTGAAATATGGCAACATGGGACTGCCCGACATCGACAGCAAGATGCTGATGGGCATCAACGTGACGCCCATCGCCGCCCTGCTCTACACACCAGTGCTCATCAG GTTTTTCGGAACCAAGTGGATGATGTTCCTGGCTGTGGGCATCTACGCTCTCTTTGTCTCCACCAACTACTGGGAGCGCTACTACACGCTTGTGCCCTCCGCTGTGGCCCTGGGCATGGCCATCGTGCCTCTTTGGGCTTCCATGGGCAACTACATCACCAG GATGGCACAGAAGTACCATGAGTACTCCCACTACAAGGAGCAGGATGGGCAGGGGCTGAAGCAGCGGCCTCCACGGGGCTCCCATGCGCCCTATCTCCTGGTCTTCCAAGCCATCTTCTACAGCTTCTTCCAT CTGAGCTTCGCCTGCGCCCAGCTGCCCATGATTTACTTCCTGAACCACTACCTGTATGACCTGAACCACACGCTGTACAACGTGCAGAGCTGCG GCACCAACAGCCACGGGATCCTCAGCGGCTTCAACAAGACGGTTCTGCGGACGCTCCCGCGGAGCGGAAACCTCATTGTGGTGGAGAGCGTGCTCATGGCAGTGGCCTTCCTGGCCATGCTGCTG GTGCTGGGTTTGTGCGGAGCCGCTTACCGGCCCACAGAGGAGATCGATCTGCGCAGCGTGGGCTGGGGCAACATCTTCCAGCTGCCCTTCAAGCACGTGCGTGACTACCGCCTGCGCCATCTCGTGCCTTTCTTTATATACAGCGGTTTCGAGGTGCTCTTTGCCTGCACTGGTATCGCCTTG GGCTATGGCGTGTGCTCGGTGGGGCTGGAGCGGCTGGCTTACCTCCTCGTGGCTTACAGCCTGGGCGCCTCAGCTGCCTCACTCCTGGGCCTGCTGGGGCTGTGGCTGCCACGCCCGGTGCCCCTGGTGGCTGGAGCAGGGGTGCACCTGCTGCTCACCTTCGTCCTTTTTTTCTGGGCTCCTGTGCCTCGGGTCCTGCAACACAGCTGGATCCTCTATGTGGCAGCCGCCCTTTGGGGTGTGGGCAGTGCCCTGAACAAGACTGGACTCAGCA CACTCCTGGGAATCTTGTACGAAGACAAGGAGAGACAGGACTTTATCTTCACCATCTACCACTGGTGGCAGGCTGTGGCCATCTTCACCGTGTACCTGGGCTTGAGCCTGCCCATGAAG GCTAAGCTGGCGGTGCTGCTGGTGACGCTGGTGGCGGCCGCGGTCTCCTACCTGCGGATGGAGCAGAAGCTGCGGCGGGGCGTGGCCCCACGCCAGCCCCGCATCCCGCGGCCCCAGCACAAGGTGCGCGGTTACCGCTATTTGGAGGAGGACAACTCGGACGAGAGCGACGCGGAGGGCGAGCATGGGGACGGCGCGGAGGAGGAGGCGCCGCCCGCGGGGCCCAGGCCCGGCCCCGAGCTCGCCGGACTTGGCCGCCGGCCCTGCCCCTACGAACAGGCGCAAGGGGGCGACGGGCCCGAGGAGCAGTGA